In Alkalihalobacillus sp. FSL W8-0930, a single window of DNA contains:
- a CDS encoding DeoR/GlpR family DNA-binding transcription regulator codes for MLSLERHEKLLAYLDKHKALKVSVVSELLNVTEKTIRLDLEELEKRHLLQRVHGGAVIRQDQKRLFPEKERQSSHQNKKADIAKAALKTIEPNEVILLDGGSTTYALAELLGEFPLAVITNDIEIAHVLYAKENIQLTMLGGTQLGATTSLFGNQTIEALSHLYVSRLFLGTTGVSIHQGLTVLNSFHYDWKSTVIKRARHVTLLADSTKFEQTGLMTFATLDQLDQIITDSDLDESIYQAFKERVPQIELA; via the coding sequence ATGTTGTCATTAGAACGTCACGAAAAGCTATTAGCATACCTCGATAAGCATAAAGCACTCAAGGTATCTGTAGTTAGTGAACTACTTAACGTCACTGAAAAAACCATTCGTTTAGATCTAGAAGAACTAGAAAAACGCCACTTACTGCAACGGGTACATGGCGGTGCGGTCATTCGCCAAGACCAAAAACGACTATTCCCTGAAAAGGAACGTCAGTCGAGTCACCAAAATAAAAAGGCCGATATTGCCAAAGCTGCACTAAAAACAATTGAACCAAATGAAGTGATCCTGTTAGACGGAGGCAGTACCACCTATGCACTTGCAGAGCTATTAGGTGAGTTTCCACTAGCTGTCATTACAAATGATATTGAGATCGCTCATGTACTCTATGCAAAAGAAAACATTCAATTGACAATGCTAGGTGGAACACAGCTTGGAGCGACCACTTCCTTGTTCGGAAACCAGACCATTGAAGCCTTATCCCATCTCTATGTTAGTCGATTATTTCTTGGGACAACGGGTGTATCCATTCATCAAGGACTAACTGTACTTAATAGCTTTCACTATGATTGGAAGAGTACAGTGATCAAACGGGCGAGACATGTCACACTACTTGCCGACTCAACCAAGTTTGAGCAAACAGGCTTGATGACGTTTGCGACGCTTGATCAATTAGATCAGATTATAACGGATTCTGATCTGGATGAATCGATCTACCAGGCATTTAAAGAGCGCGTACCTCAAATCGAGTTAGCTTAA
- a CDS encoding NADH-dependent flavin oxidoreductase encodes MKSAYQPLFEPFTFKSGVQTENRIMVAPMTHYSSNDDGTIAEQELPYISVRSDGPGIVITACANVHENGKAFPGQPGIYDDAHIPGLKRLAETIHAKGAKAVIQIHHGGLQCPTDLVPNGDVLSASDIPEKGVRGLTDAEVKEIIAGFAAATTRAIKAGFDGVEIHGANGYLIQQFFSPHTNKRTDAWGGESASDRLAFPLAIVDAVKDEVAKANAESFLVGYRFSPEEPETPGLTMEDTFVLVDALAQKELDYLHVSLMEAHSKARRGADETRSRLSLIKERIGEQIPLVGVGSVHTPAQAVAVLEDEGMDFVAMGRELLIEPNWVNMVKNGEEANIQTVIKISKKETYTLPEPLWNLIMNARGWVPFEE; translated from the coding sequence ATGAAATCAGCTTATCAACCTCTTTTTGAACCATTTACATTCAAAAGCGGTGTACAAACAGAGAACAGAATCATGGTTGCACCGATGACACATTATAGTTCAAATGATGACGGAACGATTGCAGAGCAAGAGCTTCCTTATATTTCTGTACGTTCGGATGGTCCAGGAATCGTCATAACAGCCTGTGCCAATGTTCACGAAAACGGGAAGGCATTTCCAGGTCAGCCAGGTATCTATGATGATGCACACATCCCTGGGCTTAAAAGACTTGCTGAGACGATTCATGCAAAAGGCGCAAAGGCTGTGATTCAAATTCATCACGGTGGCTTGCAATGTCCAACAGATCTAGTACCCAATGGAGATGTATTAAGTGCAAGCGATATTCCTGAAAAGGGGGTTCGTGGCCTAACGGATGCAGAGGTGAAAGAAATCATCGCAGGATTTGCGGCAGCAACAACAAGAGCCATTAAAGCAGGATTTGACGGGGTAGAAATCCACGGTGCCAATGGCTACTTAATTCAACAATTCTTTTCACCCCATACAAATAAACGAACAGATGCGTGGGGCGGCGAGTCCGCATCCGATCGACTGGCTTTCCCTTTAGCTATTGTTGATGCAGTGAAAGACGAAGTAGCTAAAGCAAACGCGGAGAGCTTTTTAGTAGGCTATCGTTTTTCTCCTGAGGAACCGGAAACACCTGGTTTAACAATGGAGGATACCTTTGTACTTGTTGATGCGCTCGCACAAAAAGAACTTGATTATCTCCATGTCTCTCTCATGGAAGCTCATTCAAAAGCACGCAGAGGTGCAGATGAAACAAGAAGCAGACTTAGCCTCATTAAAGAACGCATTGGGGAACAAATACCGCTCGTTGGTGTTGGTTCTGTCCATACACCCGCTCAAGCAGTAGCTGTACTAGAAGACGAAGGCATGGACTTTGTAGCCATGGGAAGAGAGCTACTCATCGAGCCTAACTGGGTGAACATGGTGAAGAACGGCGAAGAAGCCAACATCCAAACAGTAATCAAGATTAGCAAAAAAGAAACCTATACACTGCCAGAACCACTTTGGAATTTAATTATGAATGCCCGTGGCTGGGTACCTTTTGAGGAATAG
- a CDS encoding ABC transporter permease — MNAVNNQNKKAGEGQEGSGKWFSFYTILGRCLVGILLIAGWELGVRFGLVDSYYWSSPTVILEKGWFQLTESTLIQDLLFTSGATIYGFVLGTVIGAMIGLSFWWSKLYAAISEPYLVAFNAIPKLALAPVLVILIGIGFSSKVVLAFSMTVIVTALAAYSGVKQIDPDMEKLLYTLGAKRRHVFSKVVIPSSLPWIISSLRINIALALAGTIVGEFIASREGIGRMILYAGQILDIDLVWVGVTVLSLLALFMYWFVGLIERWLLKKIGQKA; from the coding sequence TTGAACGCGGTAAACAATCAGAATAAAAAGGCGGGTGAAGGACAGGAAGGATCGGGCAAGTGGTTCTCGTTTTATACCATACTAGGACGATGTCTAGTTGGCATCCTTTTGATAGCTGGCTGGGAGCTAGGTGTTCGTTTCGGTTTAGTTGATTCATATTACTGGAGTTCACCTACGGTTATCTTAGAAAAAGGCTGGTTCCAATTAACGGAAAGCACATTGATTCAAGATCTGCTGTTCACATCTGGGGCTACTATCTATGGATTTGTACTTGGCACAGTTATTGGAGCAATGATTGGTCTTTCCTTCTGGTGGTCAAAATTGTATGCGGCGATTAGTGAGCCATACTTAGTTGCCTTTAATGCCATTCCAAAATTAGCACTGGCTCCCGTTCTTGTAATTTTAATCGGTATAGGGTTCTCCTCAAAGGTCGTACTCGCTTTTAGTATGACGGTGATTGTAACAGCACTTGCCGCGTATAGCGGCGTGAAACAGATCGATCCGGACATGGAGAAGCTACTATATACGCTAGGGGCGAAAAGGCGACATGTTTTTTCAAAGGTAGTTATTCCTTCTTCCTTGCCTTGGATTATTAGTAGCCTGCGGATTAATATTGCGCTTGCTCTGGCCGGAACGATTGTCGGTGAATTTATTGCATCTAGAGAAGGAATTGGCCGCATGATCCTATATGCAGGGCAAATCCTCGATATCGATTTGGTTTGGGTTGGTGTAACGGTGCTTTCACTACTGGCCTTATTTATGTATTGGTTTGTCGGACTAATTGAACGATGGCTACTTAAAAAAATTGGGCAAAAAGCTTAA
- a CDS encoding ABC transporter substrate-binding protein translates to MRIQSFKTKATIVLMAVSGLLLASCSGSNEAELEKVSIAEPAHLTGYLPLYIAIQEGYFKEEGLDVEMVTAAGGAHVTSLVSGEVWGNIAGPDSNELANDGSSDPIVAVANVVNRANVYLMAEKGTQPAGDSDEDLAAFIMGKNIAASRYGGSPNLLTRSLFIDLGIDLENDVTLEEPADVTAVIALVEQGKSQIANGAEPTIAEGINKGIWEEPFFGFPSLGDYPYSVISVKQSTIDDDPEQVQGFVRAILRGLETVYEDPELAEEVLRKEFPTLSDEQVEATQARAYADEHWSKDGIITEEALAKTMDILKKTGIYDQPYSYEKMVDMQFVEKNE, encoded by the coding sequence ATGCGAATCCAATCATTTAAAACAAAAGCAACGATTGTATTAATGGCTGTGTCTGGATTACTACTTGCTAGCTGTAGTGGGAGTAATGAAGCTGAACTCGAGAAGGTATCGATTGCTGAGCCGGCACATCTTACTGGATATTTACCATTATATATTGCGATTCAGGAAGGGTACTTTAAAGAAGAAGGTCTCGATGTAGAAATGGTTACAGCTGCTGGAGGAGCTCATGTTACATCACTTGTCAGCGGAGAGGTATGGGGGAACATTGCTGGACCTGACTCAAATGAGCTTGCAAATGATGGGAGTAGTGATCCAATTGTCGCCGTAGCAAACGTTGTGAACCGGGCGAATGTCTATTTAATGGCTGAAAAAGGAACACAGCCTGCTGGAGATAGTGATGAGGACCTTGCTGCTTTTATTATGGGGAAAAATATTGCCGCAAGCAGATACGGAGGAAGTCCAAATCTGTTAACACGATCACTATTCATCGATCTTGGCATTGATCTGGAGAACGACGTAACACTTGAGGAGCCGGCGGATGTAACGGCGGTTATTGCTTTAGTTGAACAAGGAAAGTCTCAAATAGCTAATGGAGCAGAGCCGACGATTGCTGAAGGAATCAACAAAGGTATCTGGGAAGAGCCGTTCTTTGGATTTCCTTCACTCGGAGATTACCCTTACTCTGTAATCAGTGTAAAGCAATCAACGATTGACGATGACCCAGAACAGGTTCAAGGCTTTGTTCGAGCAATCTTACGTGGACTCGAAACCGTATACGAAGACCCGGAGCTTGCTGAAGAAGTACTACGGAAAGAATTCCCGACACTTAGCGACGAACAAGTAGAAGCCACACAAGCCAGAGCATACGCGGATGAGCATTGGAGCAAAGACGGAATCATCACAGAAGAAGCACTAGCCAAAACAATGGATATCCTAAAGAAAACAGGCATCTACGACCAACCATACTCCTACGAGAAAATGGTGGATATGCAGTTTGTTGAAAAGAATGAATAA
- a CDS encoding LURP-one-related family protein — protein MDLYIKQRIFTFNDQFTVADMQGNQLYDVQGKFFSFGDQLTISEVGGSNQIQIKQKLASWMPRYLIEQDGQVICEVVKKFTFFKANFDILPYNWVVEGDVFNHQYILRDGTTEMMSVQKEWLSWGDTYHVTIHKDEHVLPCLAIMIVLDMVLHNKKNNNNSFIHNQ, from the coding sequence ATGGACTTATATATTAAACAACGGATCTTCACGTTTAATGACCAGTTTACTGTGGCTGACATGCAAGGAAATCAATTATATGACGTACAAGGGAAATTCTTCTCATTCGGAGACCAATTAACAATTTCCGAAGTAGGTGGTTCTAACCAAATTCAAATTAAACAGAAACTCGCCTCTTGGATGCCACGTTACTTAATTGAACAGGATGGCCAGGTTATTTGTGAGGTGGTTAAGAAATTTACTTTCTTCAAAGCAAACTTTGATATTCTTCCATACAATTGGGTGGTAGAAGGGGATGTGTTTAACCATCAGTACATTTTGAGGGACGGTACAACAGAGATGATGAGCGTTCAAAAAGAATGGCTATCCTGGGGTGATACGTACCACGTTACCATTCACAAAGACGAGCACGTATTGCCTTGTTTAGCGATTATGATTGTGCTTGATATGGTTCTGCATAATAAGAAGAATAATAATAATTCATTTATTCATAATCAATGA
- a CDS encoding ABC transporter ATP-binding protein, producing the protein MGNSFHKDGQITEVLKPVNLQIEKGKFVSVLGPSGCGKSTLFNIIAGLTTPTSGDVLVDGQSILNKSGQVGYMLQKDLLLPWRTIIQNVILGLELKGMKKKEAIQEAQPLLERYGLKGFENHFPSELSGGMRQRAALLRTFLYDADIMLLDEPFAALDAQTKGQMQSWLLKMWADVEKTIMFVTHDIDEAIFLSDTIYVLSARPGSIKAVIDVELERPRHREDLLTDEFLEMKRTLYHLLSQEEKEGQSIERGKQSE; encoded by the coding sequence TTGGGAAATTCATTTCATAAGGATGGCCAGATCACAGAGGTATTAAAACCGGTCAACCTGCAAATAGAGAAAGGCAAGTTTGTCAGCGTACTTGGTCCGAGTGGATGTGGGAAATCTACACTTTTTAATATCATTGCAGGACTGACCACACCAACGTCCGGTGATGTGCTAGTTGATGGCCAAAGTATTCTCAACAAAAGCGGTCAGGTCGGTTACATGCTTCAGAAAGATCTACTTCTGCCGTGGCGTACGATTATCCAAAATGTCATTCTCGGACTTGAATTAAAAGGAATGAAGAAAAAAGAAGCGATTCAAGAAGCACAACCTCTTCTTGAACGCTACGGGTTAAAAGGATTTGAGAACCATTTTCCGAGTGAATTGTCAGGTGGAATGAGACAACGGGCGGCTTTATTACGAACGTTCTTGTACGATGCTGACATCATGCTATTAGACGAACCGTTTGCAGCGCTTGATGCTCAGACAAAAGGTCAAATGCAGTCCTGGCTCCTTAAAATGTGGGCTGATGTGGAGAAAACAATCATGTTTGTCACACATGATATTGATGAGGCTATTTTTCTATCAGATACGATCTATGTTCTATCTGCAAGACCAGGATCCATTAAAGCAGTGATTGACGTTGAGCTTGAGCGTCCCCGCCACAGAGAAGATCTACTAACGGATGAATTTCTAGAGATGAAACGAACACTCTATCATCTACTCTCGCAAGAAGAAAAGGAGGGACAGTCTATTGAACGCGGTAAACAATCAGAATAA
- the uxaC gene encoding glucuronate isomerase: MITTGKAFIHDDFLLSNEPAKRLYHEFAKNQPILDYHCHVSPHEIADDRRYNNIAEVWLHGDHYKWRGMRALGIDEAYITGEKSDKEKFLKWAQAVPNTIGNPLYHWTHLELKRYFGVDELLNEQSAERIWTQVNERLQDSNMSTRGIINQSNVSVICTTDDPIDSLESHKKLAAENGDFKTAVYPAFRPDKVLAINTDLFKGYVEKLGAASDLDISSYQDLLNALEKRANVFHEAGCRLSDHGIDTIPYTSTSESEAGAVFQKALNGESVTPEEELSYQAYTMQFLGRLYHKLNWTMQLHLGAARNNNTRMFNQLGPDTGFDSMGDAPMAVSLNGFLNELEKTDQLPKSIIYTVNPIYNEVIASAIGNFQSSGAQGKIQFGSGWWFNDQKEGMLKQLKDLSSIGILSTFVGMLTDSRSFLSYTRHEYFRRVLCDLVGSWIAAGEAPEDYEWIGAMIENICYNNAERYFELG, translated from the coding sequence ATGATTACCACTGGTAAAGCGTTCATTCACGATGACTTTCTACTATCTAACGAGCCAGCTAAGAGGCTCTACCATGAATTTGCAAAAAATCAACCAATCTTAGATTATCACTGCCACGTATCTCCACACGAAATTGCTGATGATCGTCGTTATAACAATATTGCAGAAGTCTGGTTACACGGGGATCACTATAAATGGCGGGGCATGCGTGCTCTAGGAATTGATGAAGCCTATATCACGGGTGAAAAGAGTGACAAAGAGAAGTTTCTAAAGTGGGCTCAAGCAGTGCCTAATACTATCGGGAATCCCCTTTATCATTGGACGCATCTGGAACTAAAGCGCTACTTTGGGGTTGATGAGCTCTTAAATGAACAGTCTGCAGAGCGTATCTGGACTCAAGTAAATGAACGTTTGCAGGATTCAAATATGAGTACACGTGGCATTATCAACCAGTCAAACGTAAGTGTGATCTGTACTACAGATGATCCGATAGATTCCTTAGAGTCACACAAAAAGTTGGCCGCAGAGAACGGAGACTTTAAAACGGCAGTCTACCCTGCTTTCCGTCCGGATAAAGTTTTAGCCATCAATACTGACTTGTTTAAAGGGTATGTCGAGAAACTAGGAGCAGCAAGTGATTTAGACATTAGTTCGTATCAGGATCTACTTAATGCACTAGAGAAAAGAGCAAATGTCTTCCATGAAGCGGGCTGCCGTTTATCTGACCATGGAATTGATACGATTCCGTACACAAGTACATCAGAATCGGAAGCAGGAGCTGTTTTCCAGAAAGCATTAAACGGAGAAAGCGTAACGCCTGAGGAAGAGCTTTCTTATCAAGCATACACGATGCAATTCCTTGGTCGTCTTTATCACAAATTAAACTGGACGATGCAGCTACATTTAGGTGCCGCAAGAAATAATAATACGCGCATGTTTAATCAACTTGGTCCGGATACTGGATTTGATTCCATGGGTGATGCACCAATGGCTGTTTCCCTTAATGGATTCTTAAATGAACTTGAAAAAACAGATCAGTTACCTAAATCGATCATCTATACAGTGAACCCTATTTATAATGAAGTCATTGCATCAGCTATTGGCAACTTCCAATCTAGTGGAGCACAAGGCAAGATTCAATTTGGGTCTGGCTGGTGGTTCAACGATCAGAAGGAAGGTATGCTTAAGCAGCTTAAGGACCTTTCAAGCATTGGAATCTTAAGCACGTTTGTAGGAATGTTAACAGATTCAAGAAGTTTCCTTTCTTACACAAGACACGAATATTTCCGTCGTGTGCTATGTGACTTAGTTGGAAGCTGGATTGCGGCAGGAGAAGCACCTGAGGATTATGAGTGGATTGGAGCAATGATTGAAAACATCTGCTACAACAATGCTGAGCGTTACTTTGAATTAGGGTAA
- a CDS encoding AEC family transporter, which yields MGISEIFIILIPIFFVILLGYLAGYLNVFDKHSSKGINTLVTKFALPAHLFVGVTTTPRDVLIAQWPFLIALVLGIFVFYLVIYMIMKFGFKFTLSNAAMFSLNSAQPTFAFMGIPVLGSLFGSEVVAVPIAVTGIVVNALLDPTATIMGTIGQREKVENEKMGKVIVKTFAHGLREPLALVPLIAVVLTLLGFHAPGILADSFNEIGDVTSGVALFAVGVTVGIRKISFNLSAFSIATLKTIIQPALMFFIAWAMGMSQEDTTMLVLLVAFPGSAVAAMIAVRFESMEAEAGSAFVLSAIISVLTLPFLISLLM from the coding sequence GTGGGAATAAGTGAAATCTTCATCATCCTGATACCAATATTCTTCGTTATTTTGCTAGGGTATCTTGCAGGATATTTAAATGTATTTGATAAACATTCATCAAAGGGAATTAACACACTCGTTACAAAGTTTGCCTTACCAGCTCACTTATTTGTTGGTGTCACAACAACACCAAGAGATGTCCTGATTGCCCAATGGCCGTTTTTAATCGCATTAGTGCTTGGAATCTTTGTTTTTTATCTTGTGATTTATATGATCATGAAGTTTGGATTTAAGTTCACTCTTTCGAATGCGGCTATGTTTTCATTGAACTCCGCACAACCAACGTTTGCGTTTATGGGTATCCCTGTATTAGGTAGCTTATTTGGTTCAGAAGTAGTAGCTGTTCCAATTGCTGTAACTGGAATTGTTGTGAATGCACTACTTGATCCAACAGCAACCATTATGGGAACGATAGGTCAAAGAGAAAAAGTAGAAAATGAAAAGATGGGGAAAGTGATTGTTAAAACCTTTGCGCACGGACTACGTGAGCCATTAGCGCTTGTTCCGTTGATTGCAGTGGTCCTTACCCTACTTGGTTTTCATGCACCTGGTATACTTGCTGATTCGTTTAATGAGATTGGCGATGTGACGTCGGGTGTTGCACTTTTTGCAGTTGGTGTAACAGTAGGAATTAGAAAGATTAGTTTTAATTTGTCTGCTTTCAGTATTGCGACCTTAAAAACAATCATTCAGCCAGCGCTAATGTTTTTCATTGCATGGGCGATGGGAATGTCGCAAGAAGATACGACGATGTTAGTCCTGCTCGTTGCCTTCCCTGGATCAGCAGTTGCTGCTATGATTGCCGTTCGTTTTGAATCAATGGAAGCTGAAGCGGGTTCTGCCTTTGTGTTAAGTGCCATTATTTCTGTATTGACCTTACCTTTCTTAATTTCACTTCTGATGTGA
- a CDS encoding DUF4188 domain-containing protein, which produces MKWNEGRVKPETDQPITIFVIGIKINKFWAVHKWFKTFMAMGPMLTELSKHKQELGFYHSEFNLTWRGVTLIQYWKSEEALMSYSRSPKHLQAWKHFNQRVVADYSIGIFHEAYNVPAHQYHSIFVNMPEMGLMKVPR; this is translated from the coding sequence GTGAAATGGAATGAAGGAAGAGTGAAACCTGAAACTGATCAACCCATAACAATCTTTGTGATAGGAATCAAGATTAATAAGTTTTGGGCCGTGCATAAGTGGTTTAAGACATTTATGGCGATGGGACCAATGCTTACTGAACTATCCAAGCATAAGCAGGAGTTAGGCTTTTATCACTCAGAATTCAATTTAACCTGGCGCGGGGTAACACTGATTCAGTATTGGAAATCAGAAGAGGCGCTCATGAGTTATTCCAGGTCGCCTAAACATTTGCAGGCATGGAAACACTTTAACCAAAGAGTAGTTGCTGACTACAGCATTGGTATTTTCCATGAGGCATACAACGTTCCGGCTCATCAGTATCATTCTATTTTTGTTAATATGCCAGAGATGGGTTTAATGAAGGTACCAAGATAA
- a CDS encoding TetR/AcrR family transcriptional regulator translates to METPKLPASLLHILAQTEQLIKEHGCANTTLKMIMEQSAVSKGAIYHYVSSKDELFGMLLQSHISKIDATFWSILEDNCTRLEEPLSAITEGLTFFLDEEDVTNAIFTYLLSKKDNPQVEKVLENFYTFSESQAVSWIKAGQMGGVIDSNVDPVLCASSFLTYSYGLRVMHIISPERTPKLKEQFYTYMYQTLAP, encoded by the coding sequence ATGGAGACTCCAAAACTACCAGCTAGCTTGCTACATATCTTAGCTCAAACAGAGCAGCTTATTAAAGAACACGGGTGTGCGAATACCACTTTAAAAATGATTATGGAGCAGTCAGCTGTTTCAAAAGGCGCGATTTATCATTATGTGAGCAGTAAAGACGAATTATTTGGTATGTTACTGCAGAGTCATATTAGTAAAATCGATGCTACGTTCTGGTCTATTTTAGAAGACAATTGTACCCGACTAGAAGAACCTCTTTCAGCTATAACAGAGGGATTAACCTTCTTTTTGGATGAAGAAGATGTAACGAACGCCATTTTCACATATCTTCTTAGTAAGAAGGACAATCCTCAGGTAGAAAAGGTTTTAGAGAACTTTTATACATTTAGTGAGAGCCAAGCAGTAAGTTGGATTAAAGCTGGACAAATGGGGGGAGTCATTGACTCAAACGTTGACCCAGTCCTTTGTGCCTCCTCTTTTTTGACGTACTCTTATGGGTTAAGGGTCATGCATATTATCTCGCCGGAGAGAACACCTAAACTCAAGGAGCAGTTCTACACCTATATGTATCAAACACTTGCGCCATAA
- the pelA gene encoding pectate lyase produces the protein MKKIKFLSPIFVLVILLGLFTPSNAKANDVVTQAEHLLTWQMEHGGWTKDSPHIYTRDWDGSEPRSVWISNGQELGTVDNDATVSELLVVAEAYQLTGDQRFLDSANAAIDFLFKLQYESGGITQVYPERGTGPSDNVWYSNYVTFNDQAMINVLEVMEQIANQEAPFDGDFGSDELRADLFDAIDLGLDYILKSQIVAQGKPTAWGQQHHPETYEPMPGRAYEHVSISADESVGVVEWLQSRPDQTPEVKNAVNNALRWFEKAKVKNTRYERRVEPHFFNEQGAQTWYRFYEIGTNRPIFSGRDGIIRHKIMEIEQERRYGYAWAGNWPERVLNK, from the coding sequence TTGAAAAAAATTAAATTCCTCTCCCCTATTTTTGTACTGGTTATTTTGCTCGGATTGTTTACTCCCTCCAATGCGAAAGCAAACGATGTAGTGACTCAAGCTGAACACCTATTAACTTGGCAAATGGAGCACGGAGGCTGGACAAAAGATTCACCTCATATCTACACTCGCGATTGGGATGGTAGTGAGCCACGATCGGTTTGGATATCTAATGGACAAGAACTTGGAACAGTTGATAATGATGCAACAGTCTCTGAGTTGTTAGTGGTTGCCGAGGCGTATCAACTAACTGGCGATCAGCGTTTCCTAGACAGTGCTAACGCAGCGATTGACTTTTTGTTTAAGCTTCAATATGAAAGTGGTGGAATCACTCAAGTCTATCCCGAACGTGGGACTGGCCCATCTGATAACGTTTGGTATTCAAACTACGTAACGTTTAATGACCAGGCGATGATCAATGTCCTTGAAGTCATGGAGCAAATCGCTAATCAAGAAGCACCGTTTGATGGTGACTTTGGAAGTGATGAGCTACGCGCTGATCTCTTTGACGCCATTGATCTTGGACTAGATTACATTCTCAAGTCTCAAATTGTTGCTCAAGGAAAACCAACTGCATGGGGCCAGCAGCACCATCCTGAAACCTATGAACCTATGCCTGGTAGAGCTTACGAACATGTATCAATCTCTGCCGACGAATCAGTCGGTGTCGTTGAGTGGCTTCAATCACGACCTGACCAAACACCTGAAGTGAAAAATGCGGTTAACAACGCACTAAGATGGTTTGAAAAGGCAAAAGTAAAGAATACGAGATATGAAAGAAGAGTAGAACCTCACTTCTTTAATGAACAAGGTGCACAGACATGGTATAGATTCTACGAGATTGGTACAAATCGCCCTATTTTCTCTGGTAGAGACGGTATTATTCGTCACAAAATCATGGAGATTGAACAAGAAAGACGGTACGGATATGCTTGGGCTGGTAACTGGCCAGAGCGTGTACTTAACAAATAG